The proteins below come from a single Solea senegalensis isolate Sse05_10M linkage group LG2, IFAPA_SoseM_1, whole genome shotgun sequence genomic window:
- the zmp:0000000936 gene encoding interleukin-1 receptor type 1 isoform X1 has product MDLSLSLLLFCGLFGIGTGFVQGEAEENCTNYKLQFERVFSVPGDAAMLNSTLVSPDVFDLNSVPYNITWYNSGRVIHNQTGRVLVRGEALWFLNVTLDDDGEYVAILRTPFHCYNQSTRLRVDLPVAGQCGRPLKAEQELTKKANDILSCPLKDYIKKLNSYNINSSITWYRGCQPIEDHKGQYIYRDKTTLMIKGVNAHNQHAYTCTLTFNLGGIKGSVSETINASVREEYSMAPQLREPTNTTLSARIGSSLSQPCTVFVPGIGMPFIDILWYAGKKLIRSADPSDRIYINATKSWQMEDGLHKGWLLEVVLTITELREEDFFINYTCQAQSSRGHPKAYFTLLPADPDLRIPIGSVFVCVTFLFITSVTVFYLFKVDIVLWFRRVFPVLYTNKDSDGKLYDAYVAYPQPRAIGYSEEVETFALHTLPQVLEKSCGYKLFIAGRDCLPGEAIVDTVEENIQASRRLLLLYTAATFAGKKHTSSAGSSNNNNLSKNNNSEGDGRSSEVFDEDGGEVHRDTRQQLECVAAMHRSLLERTLKVVLVELEEISPAQLALFPESVRHLRKKQGAVCWWKERRKRQRWWTCARTRAADKEKTGQDVQTSPPPPSLSPSSRFWKKIRYHMPVRGKRATYPETTALLNL; this is encoded by the exons ATGGACCTGAGTCTGAGTCTTCTGCTCTTCTGTGGATTGTTTGGGATCGGTACAGGTTTTGTGCAAGGTGAGGCCGAGG AGAACTGCACCAACTACAAGCTCCAGTTTGAAAGGGTTTTCTCGGTCCCCGGAGACGCGGCGATGCTCAACAGCACGCTGGTGTCTCCGGACGTCTTTGACCTCAACTCGGTCCCGTACAACATCACCTGGTACAACTCGGGCCGAGTAATACACAACCAGACCGGACGGGTCCTGGTGCGAGGGGAGGCTCTGTGGTTCCTTAATGTCACGCTGGACGATGACGGGGAGTACGTGGCCATACTGAG GACACCTTTTCACTGCTACAATCAGTCCACCAGGCTGAGGGTTGACCTGCCCGTTGCTGGACAGTGTGGAAGACCGTTGAAGGCTGAACAAGAACTAACAAAGAAAGCCAATGACATCCTCTCGTGCCCACTGAAGGACTACATCAAAAAACTCAACAGCTACAACATCAATTCCTCTATCACGTGGTACAGA GGTTGTCAGCCCATAGAAGATCACAAAGGGCAGTACATCTACAGGGACAAGACCACACTGATGATTAAAGGGGTCAACGCTCACAACCAGCACGCCTACACCTGTACTTTAACCTTCAACCTCGGAGGAATCAAAGGATCCGTGTCAGAGACGATTAATGCCAGTGTCAGAG AGGAGTACTCCATGGCTCCACAGCTGCGTGAACCAACCAATACAACACTCAGTGCACGCATTG GTTCCAGTCTCAGCCAACCCTGCACCGTCTTTGTGCCGGGTATTGGAATGCCCTTCATCGACATTCTTTGGTACGCCGGAAAGAAACTCATCAGATCCGCCGATCCCTCTGACCGTATCTACATCAACGCAACAAAATC TTGGCAGATGGAAGACGGACTACATAAAGGCTGGTTGTTGGAGGTTGTGCTGACAATTACTGAGCTAAGGGAGGAAGATTTCTTCATTAACTACACGTGTCAAGCGCAGAGTTCCCGGGGGCATCCTAAAGCATATTTCACTCTGCTAccagcag ATCCAGACCTCAGGATTCCCATCGGGtccgtgtttgtctgtgtgacgTTTCTCTTCATCACCAGCGTCACAGTCTTCTACCTTTTCAAGGTGGATATTGTGCTTTGGTTCAGGAGAGTGTTTCCAGTCCTCTATACGAATAAAG ACTCAGATGGGAAGCTGTACGACGCCTACGTGGCCTACCCACAACCCCGAGCCATCGGATACAGTGAGGAAGTCGAGACCTTTGCCCTTCACACGCTGCCACAAGTGTTGGAAAAGTCCTGCGGCTACAAACTCTTCATAGCAGGTCGTGACTGTCTGCCCGGGGAGG CCATAGTGGACACGGTGGAGGAGAACATACAAGCcagccgccgcctcctcctcctctacaccGCCGCCACCTTCGCCGGCAAGAAACACACGAGCAGCGccggcagcagcaacaacaacaacctctcCAAGAACAACAACAGCGAAGGAGACGGCAGGAGCAGCGAGGTCTTTGACGAGGACGGCGGTGAAGTTCACCGAGacacgaggcagcagctggAGTGTGTGGCGGCCATGCACAGGTCGCTGCTGGAGAGAACGCTCAAG GTGGTTCTGGTGGAGTTGGAGGAGATCAGCCCGGCTCAGCTGGCTCTCTTCCCAGAGTCAGTGCGTCACCTGAGGAAGAAACAGGGTGCGGTTTGTTGGTGGAAAGAGCGGAGGAAAAGGCAAAGGTGGTGGACGTGCGCGCGGACGAGAGCGGCGGACAAGGAGAAGACAGGACAGGATGTGCAGAcctcgccgccgccgccgtccctctctccttcctccaggTTCTGGAAGAAGATTCGGTATCACATGCCGGTGAGAGGCAAGAGGGCGACGTACCCGGAGACGACTGCACTGCTGAACTTATGA
- the zmp:0000000936 gene encoding interleukin-1 receptor type 1 isoform X2 — protein MDLSLSLLLFCGLFGIGTGFVQENCTNYKLQFERVFSVPGDAAMLNSTLVSPDVFDLNSVPYNITWYNSGRVIHNQTGRVLVRGEALWFLNVTLDDDGEYVAILRTPFHCYNQSTRLRVDLPVAGQCGRPLKAEQELTKKANDILSCPLKDYIKKLNSYNINSSITWYRGCQPIEDHKGQYIYRDKTTLMIKGVNAHNQHAYTCTLTFNLGGIKGSVSETINASVREEYSMAPQLREPTNTTLSARIGSSLSQPCTVFVPGIGMPFIDILWYAGKKLIRSADPSDRIYINATKSWQMEDGLHKGWLLEVVLTITELREEDFFINYTCQAQSSRGHPKAYFTLLPADPDLRIPIGSVFVCVTFLFITSVTVFYLFKVDIVLWFRRVFPVLYTNKDSDGKLYDAYVAYPQPRAIGYSEEVETFALHTLPQVLEKSCGYKLFIAGRDCLPGEAIVDTVEENIQASRRLLLLYTAATFAGKKHTSSAGSSNNNNLSKNNNSEGDGRSSEVFDEDGGEVHRDTRQQLECVAAMHRSLLERTLKVVLVELEEISPAQLALFPESVRHLRKKQGAVCWWKERRKRQRWWTCARTRAADKEKTGQDVQTSPPPPSLSPSSRFWKKIRYHMPVRGKRATYPETTALLNL, from the exons ATGGACCTGAGTCTGAGTCTTCTGCTCTTCTGTGGATTGTTTGGGATCGGTACAGGTTTTGTGCAAG AGAACTGCACCAACTACAAGCTCCAGTTTGAAAGGGTTTTCTCGGTCCCCGGAGACGCGGCGATGCTCAACAGCACGCTGGTGTCTCCGGACGTCTTTGACCTCAACTCGGTCCCGTACAACATCACCTGGTACAACTCGGGCCGAGTAATACACAACCAGACCGGACGGGTCCTGGTGCGAGGGGAGGCTCTGTGGTTCCTTAATGTCACGCTGGACGATGACGGGGAGTACGTGGCCATACTGAG GACACCTTTTCACTGCTACAATCAGTCCACCAGGCTGAGGGTTGACCTGCCCGTTGCTGGACAGTGTGGAAGACCGTTGAAGGCTGAACAAGAACTAACAAAGAAAGCCAATGACATCCTCTCGTGCCCACTGAAGGACTACATCAAAAAACTCAACAGCTACAACATCAATTCCTCTATCACGTGGTACAGA GGTTGTCAGCCCATAGAAGATCACAAAGGGCAGTACATCTACAGGGACAAGACCACACTGATGATTAAAGGGGTCAACGCTCACAACCAGCACGCCTACACCTGTACTTTAACCTTCAACCTCGGAGGAATCAAAGGATCCGTGTCAGAGACGATTAATGCCAGTGTCAGAG AGGAGTACTCCATGGCTCCACAGCTGCGTGAACCAACCAATACAACACTCAGTGCACGCATTG GTTCCAGTCTCAGCCAACCCTGCACCGTCTTTGTGCCGGGTATTGGAATGCCCTTCATCGACATTCTTTGGTACGCCGGAAAGAAACTCATCAGATCCGCCGATCCCTCTGACCGTATCTACATCAACGCAACAAAATC TTGGCAGATGGAAGACGGACTACATAAAGGCTGGTTGTTGGAGGTTGTGCTGACAATTACTGAGCTAAGGGAGGAAGATTTCTTCATTAACTACACGTGTCAAGCGCAGAGTTCCCGGGGGCATCCTAAAGCATATTTCACTCTGCTAccagcag ATCCAGACCTCAGGATTCCCATCGGGtccgtgtttgtctgtgtgacgTTTCTCTTCATCACCAGCGTCACAGTCTTCTACCTTTTCAAGGTGGATATTGTGCTTTGGTTCAGGAGAGTGTTTCCAGTCCTCTATACGAATAAAG ACTCAGATGGGAAGCTGTACGACGCCTACGTGGCCTACCCACAACCCCGAGCCATCGGATACAGTGAGGAAGTCGAGACCTTTGCCCTTCACACGCTGCCACAAGTGTTGGAAAAGTCCTGCGGCTACAAACTCTTCATAGCAGGTCGTGACTGTCTGCCCGGGGAGG CCATAGTGGACACGGTGGAGGAGAACATACAAGCcagccgccgcctcctcctcctctacaccGCCGCCACCTTCGCCGGCAAGAAACACACGAGCAGCGccggcagcagcaacaacaacaacctctcCAAGAACAACAACAGCGAAGGAGACGGCAGGAGCAGCGAGGTCTTTGACGAGGACGGCGGTGAAGTTCACCGAGacacgaggcagcagctggAGTGTGTGGCGGCCATGCACAGGTCGCTGCTGGAGAGAACGCTCAAG GTGGTTCTGGTGGAGTTGGAGGAGATCAGCCCGGCTCAGCTGGCTCTCTTCCCAGAGTCAGTGCGTCACCTGAGGAAGAAACAGGGTGCGGTTTGTTGGTGGAAAGAGCGGAGGAAAAGGCAAAGGTGGTGGACGTGCGCGCGGACGAGAGCGGCGGACAAGGAGAAGACAGGACAGGATGTGCAGAcctcgccgccgccgccgtccctctctccttcctccaggTTCTGGAAGAAGATTCGGTATCACATGCCGGTGAGAGGCAAGAGGGCGACGTACCCGGAGACGACTGCACTGCTGAACTTATGA